A section of the bacterium genome encodes:
- the serS gene encoding serine--tRNA ligase, producing the protein MINLRWIREQPDEIKAAIRRKGADPSLVDAVLEADRRRRDTLQRVESLRAEQNRASQEIPRLTGPVREARIAEMKRIATELRATEPDLAAADAALEAAARRIPNPPHPEVPDGGPEASVTLRTFGEPPSPPFEMRDHVDLGTRLDMLDIERAAKISGTRFVLLRRDGALLEMALFRYAIDRLAGEGFVPVIPPVLVKRDAVLGTMGGGGLDEQMVYRIEGDDLALAGTSEVALGSMMGGEVLDEDALPMRLVGISSCFRREAGAHGRDTRGMFRLHQFDKVEMFSFCHPDKSWDEHAYLLSQQEALWQALGLPYRVVDIAAGDLGDPAARKYDIETWMPGRGGYAETQSCSNCTDFQARRLNVRMRSRGQRGLEYVHTLNGTAVAATRAIIAVMENFQQADGSIRIPPVLRGYMGGRTEITPPQAPVQR; encoded by the coding sequence GTGATCAACCTTCGTTGGATTCGGGAACAGCCGGACGAGATCAAAGCGGCGATCCGGCGCAAGGGCGCCGATCCGAGCCTGGTCGACGCGGTCCTCGAGGCCGACCGCCGGCGCCGTGACACGCTGCAGCGCGTCGAGTCGCTGCGCGCCGAGCAGAACCGGGCCTCGCAGGAGATCCCCCGCCTCACCGGCCCGGTGCGCGAGGCGCGCATCGCGGAGATGAAGCGCATCGCCACCGAACTTCGCGCGACCGAGCCCGACCTCGCCGCGGCCGACGCGGCGCTCGAGGCCGCGGCGCGGCGCATTCCGAACCCGCCGCACCCGGAAGTCCCGGACGGCGGCCCGGAGGCCAGCGTCACGCTCCGGACCTTCGGCGAACCGCCCAGCCCGCCGTTCGAGATGCGGGACCACGTCGACCTCGGGACGCGCCTCGACATGCTGGACATCGAGCGCGCGGCGAAGATTTCCGGAACGCGCTTCGTCCTGCTGCGGCGCGACGGGGCGCTCTTGGAGATGGCCCTGTTCCGCTACGCGATCGACCGTCTGGCGGGGGAAGGCTTCGTCCCGGTGATCCCGCCGGTGCTGGTGAAGCGCGACGCCGTGCTGGGCACGATGGGGGGCGGCGGCCTCGACGAGCAGATGGTCTACCGGATCGAGGGCGACGACCTGGCGCTCGCCGGCACCTCGGAAGTCGCGCTCGGGTCGATGATGGGCGGCGAGGTCCTCGACGAGGACGCGCTCCCGATGCGGCTCGTCGGCATCTCGTCCTGCTTCCGCCGCGAGGCCGGCGCGCACGGCAGGGACACCCGCGGGATGTTCCGGCTGCACCAGTTCGACAAGGTGGAGATGTTCTCGTTCTGCCACCCCGACAAGTCCTGGGACGAGCACGCGTACCTGCTCTCCCAGCAGGAAGCGCTGTGGCAGGCCCTCGGCCTTCCCTACCGGGTGGTCGACATCGCGGCCGGGGATCTCGGCGACCCCGCGGCGCGCAAATACGACATCGAGACCTGGATGCCCGGCCGCGGCGGCTACGCCGAAACGCAATCGTGCAGCAACTGCACCGATTTCCAGGCGCGGCGCCTGAACGTACGCATGCGGTCACGCGGGCAGCGCGGCCTGGAGTACGTGCATACGCTCAACGGCACCGCGGTCGCGGCCACGCGCGCGATCATCGCGGTCATGGAAAACTTCCAGCAGGCCGACGGCAGCATCAGGATCCCGCCGGTCCTGCGGGGTTACATGGGCGGCCGCACCGAGATCACGCCGCCGCAGGCGCCGGTGCAGCGCTGA
- a CDS encoding alanine--glyoxylate aminotransferase family protein codes for MTHPSDANLLIPGPTPLPPEVLEAMNRQMTNHRGPVFGAIMREVLDGLREVYQTRHDILTFVASGTGGLEASIVNLFSPGDRILSVSNGSFCERWAEMAERYGAKVDRIAAPWGQRVPVAEVAARLAGDTGREYRAVFVTQSETSTGVHNDVRAVREAMGGHPALLMVDAISGLGAIPLETDAWGVDVAVTASQKALMSPPGLAFLSVSDRAWAVAERSATPRFYFDFTRARSAARMENPSTPFTTAVSVAYAVQAAVRLIRREGLQNVFARHRRMARLVRSGVRGMGLEPFVDDASAVDTVTTVRMPRGIDGKKVVAHARDRYQVLIGAGIGKLEHDIIRIGHLGYTKPEWLLAGLEAFGKTLGDLGHPVRTEDGLRAAQDVLKAGAVS; via the coding sequence ATGACCCATCCGTCGGACGCCAACCTGCTCATTCCCGGGCCCACGCCGCTGCCGCCCGAAGTGCTCGAAGCGATGAACCGGCAGATGACCAACCACCGCGGCCCGGTCTTCGGCGCGATCATGCGCGAGGTGCTCGACGGACTCCGTGAGGTGTATCAGACCCGCCACGACATCCTCACGTTCGTCGCCTCCGGCACCGGCGGACTCGAGGCCTCGATCGTCAACCTCTTCTCGCCGGGGGACCGCATCCTGTCGGTCAGCAACGGCTCGTTCTGCGAGCGGTGGGCCGAGATGGCCGAGCGGTACGGCGCCAAGGTCGACCGGATCGCCGCGCCCTGGGGGCAGCGGGTGCCGGTCGCGGAGGTCGCCGCGCGCCTCGCCGGCGACACGGGCCGGGAGTACCGCGCCGTGTTCGTGACCCAGAGCGAGACGAGCACCGGGGTCCACAACGACGTCCGCGCGGTTCGCGAGGCGATGGGCGGCCACCCGGCGCTCCTCATGGTCGACGCGATCAGCGGCCTCGGCGCGATCCCCCTCGAGACCGACGCGTGGGGCGTCGACGTGGCCGTGACCGCCTCCCAGAAGGCGCTGATGAGCCCGCCGGGACTGGCGTTCCTGAGCGTGAGCGACCGCGCGTGGGCGGTCGCGGAGCGCAGCGCCACTCCCCGTTTTTACTTCGACTTCACGCGCGCCCGGAGCGCCGCGCGCATGGAGAATCCGTCGACGCCGTTCACGACGGCGGTGTCGGTCGCGTACGCGGTGCAGGCGGCGGTGCGCCTCATCCGCCGGGAAGGCCTGCAGAACGTCTTTGCCCGCCACCGCCGCATGGCGCGCCTCGTGCGCAGCGGGGTGCGCGGCATGGGCCTGGAGCCGTTCGTCGATGACGCCTCGGCCGTGGACACGGTAACGACGGTGCGGATGCCGCGGGGCATCGACGGCAAGAAAGTCGTCGCGCACGCGCGGGACCGGTACCAGGTCCTCATCGGCGCCGGCATCGGCAAGCTCGAACACGACATCATCCGGATCGGCCACCTCGGCTACACGAAGCCGGAGTGGCTGCTCGCGGGGCTCGAGGCGTTCGGCAAGACGCTCGGCGATCTCGGGCATCCGGTGCGGACCGAAGACGGGCTCCGCGCCGCGCAGGACGTGCTCAAGGCGGGCGCCGTAAGCTAG
- a CDS encoding winged helix-turn-helix transcriptional regulator yields MAERWTPLIIRDIMFGTHRFNDIERGLPGISRSLLAARLRQLMRARVLEKRAAPNGGHGGYHLTPAGEELGRVVVRLGEWAAYWAFGEPDPKERDPMLLLWWMHGRIHRQLLPPQRVVVRFDFRHASRRHVWLVLEKSDVSVCPTDPGFDTDLIVTADIVTLYRVWLGRAALVDALKEGTVEIDGPPSLARAFPRWLQWSPVADAVRAAQQRI; encoded by the coding sequence ATGGCGGAGCGCTGGACGCCGCTGATCATCCGCGACATCATGTTCGGCACCCACCGGTTCAATGATATCGAACGCGGCCTGCCGGGGATTTCACGGTCGCTGCTCGCGGCGCGGCTGCGACAGTTGATGCGAGCCCGCGTGCTCGAGAAGCGTGCGGCGCCCAACGGCGGACACGGCGGGTATCATCTCACGCCCGCCGGGGAGGAACTCGGCCGGGTCGTGGTTCGACTCGGCGAATGGGCTGCGTATTGGGCATTCGGAGAGCCGGACCCCAAAGAACGCGACCCGATGCTTCTCCTGTGGTGGATGCACGGACGCATTCATCGCCAACTCCTGCCGCCGCAACGTGTGGTCGTGCGGTTCGACTTCCGTCACGCAAGCAGACGCCACGTGTGGCTCGTCTTGGAGAAAAGCGATGTCTCGGTGTGCCCGACGGACCCCGGCTTCGATACCGACCTCATTGTGACGGCGGACATCGTGACGCTGTATCGCGTCTGGCTGGGCCGCGCCGCGTTGGTTGACGCGCTCAAGGAAGGCACCGTAGAAATCGACGGTCCCCCATCGCTTGCCCGCGCGTTTCCGCGCTGGCTGCAGTGGAGTCCCGTCGCGGACGCGGTGCGCGCGGCCCAGCAACGTATCTGA
- a CDS encoding FAD-binding oxidoreductase, giving the protein MVDLAENAKAVGDLKARLRGALLLPAQAGYDDARSLWNAVIDRRPAAIVRCLGTADILAGIEFARERGIALSVKGGGHNIAGLAVSDGGLMLDMSLMRGVFVDMSAHTAHVQPGCLLGDVDRETQLRGLAAGLGFVSSTGVAGLTLGGGFGYLTRRLGWTSDTLVSMTVATADGRLVRASEEHNPDLFWGLRGGGGNLGVVTDFEYRLCPVGPEIVGGMIAWRAEDAADVLGMYRTLQEQAPPELTSVALMRKAPPAPWLPKAIHGEAIIALAVCHSGTAADGERIVAPIKAFGRPVGDIVQRRPYVTQQTLLDATQPKGRRYYWKSEYLGGLSSEFLTKIVEHAARVQSPHSAVILFPTDGAVQRLSEDHSAVGNRNARVVLNVAASWERREDDAANIEWARAAWRDMRRFSTGGTYINFQTEDEGDERVRNAYGANYDRLVRVKTKWDPTNFFRVNKNVAPRKS; this is encoded by the coding sequence ATGGTCGATCTTGCTGAGAACGCCAAGGCTGTCGGTGACTTGAAAGCCCGCCTGCGGGGGGCGTTGCTGCTTCCCGCCCAGGCTGGCTACGACGATGCGCGGTCGCTGTGGAACGCCGTGATCGATCGCCGGCCCGCGGCGATCGTCCGTTGTCTCGGGACGGCCGACATCCTTGCGGGCATCGAATTCGCCCGCGAACGCGGCATTGCCTTGTCGGTTAAAGGCGGCGGCCACAACATTGCGGGGCTCGCGGTGTCCGATGGCGGGTTGATGCTTGACATGTCCTTGATGCGCGGTGTGTTCGTAGATATGTCCGCACACACCGCCCACGTTCAACCCGGCTGCCTCCTCGGGGACGTTGACCGGGAGACTCAACTCCGGGGCCTCGCGGCAGGGCTCGGTTTCGTCTCGAGCACAGGCGTCGCGGGACTGACCCTGGGCGGTGGCTTCGGGTACCTCACGCGACGCCTCGGGTGGACCTCCGACACTCTGGTCTCCATGACCGTCGCGACGGCGGACGGACGGTTAGTGCGCGCGAGCGAGGAACACAATCCCGACTTGTTCTGGGGGCTTCGAGGCGGCGGTGGCAACCTCGGCGTGGTCACCGACTTCGAATATCGACTCTGTCCCGTCGGCCCGGAGATCGTCGGGGGCATGATTGCCTGGCGCGCTGAGGACGCGGCCGACGTACTCGGGATGTATCGAACGTTGCAGGAGCAGGCCCCGCCCGAACTGACGTCCGTCGCTCTCATGCGGAAGGCGCCGCCGGCCCCCTGGCTGCCCAAGGCTATCCATGGTGAGGCGATCATAGCGCTCGCTGTCTGCCATTCGGGCACGGCCGCGGATGGCGAGCGGATCGTTGCGCCAATCAAGGCGTTCGGAAGGCCGGTGGGGGACATCGTGCAGCGCCGGCCATACGTGACGCAGCAGACCCTGCTCGATGCGACCCAGCCCAAGGGGCGCCGGTACTACTGGAAATCCGAGTACCTGGGCGGTCTTTCGTCGGAGTTCCTGACGAAAATCGTCGAGCATGCTGCGCGCGTTCAGTCGCCCCACTCGGCCGTCATTCTCTTCCCGACCGACGGCGCCGTCCAGCGGTTGTCGGAGGATCACTCCGCTGTGGGCAATCGCAATGCCCGCGTCGTGTTGAACGTGGCCGCGTCCTGGGAGCGGCGTGAAGATGACGCGGCCAATATCGAATGGGCGCGCGCGGCCTGGCGCGACATGCGGCGCTTCTCGACCGGCGGCACCTACATCAACTTCCAGACCGAGGACGAAGGCGACGAGCGCGTCCGCAACGCCTACGGCGCGAACTACGATCGCCTTGTTCGGGTCAAAACGAAATGGGATCCGACGAATTTCTTTCGGGTGAACAAGAACGTCGCGCCACGTAAGAGCTAA
- a CDS encoding LysR family transcriptional regulator, with translation MAINVHLLKIFHAVARSGSFSRAASELAISQPSVSIQVGELERQLGVELFEPAGKSVRLTEAGRVCFDYAGRILALMSEAQRAMNEAKDLGLGRLLIGATRTPGTYILPAILGRLKQEHPRLEIALRIDESRKIHEMVRRQELDLAVTGRRLALPDLEAVRIADDEIVLVVAASHRLADVSEVAVSDLSREPFVMREPGSGSRELVDDALHRAGVYVTPALELEGVDAVKQAVAANLGVAMLSRCAVDLEVSSGRLRIVAVRNFTVERTIWLVRHRERQLPRAAQAFVALVTPPAGLQTAAGAPHPGDTA, from the coding sequence ATGGCGATCAACGTCCACCTGCTGAAGATCTTTCACGCGGTCGCGCGGTCCGGCAGCTTCTCGCGCGCCGCGTCGGAGCTTGCGATCAGCCAGCCGTCGGTCAGCATCCAGGTCGGCGAGTTGGAGCGCCAGCTCGGGGTGGAGCTGTTCGAGCCGGCCGGGAAATCGGTGCGCCTGACCGAGGCCGGACGGGTCTGCTTCGATTACGCCGGCCGGATCCTCGCTCTCATGTCCGAGGCGCAGCGCGCGATGAACGAGGCCAAGGACTTGGGGCTCGGTCGCCTCCTGATCGGCGCGACGCGGACCCCCGGCACCTACATCCTGCCGGCCATCCTCGGCCGGCTGAAGCAGGAGCATCCGCGGCTCGAGATCGCTCTGCGGATCGACGAATCGCGAAAAATCCACGAGATGGTGCGGCGCCAGGAGCTGGATCTCGCGGTCACCGGCCGGCGCCTCGCGCTGCCGGACCTCGAAGCCGTCCGCATCGCCGACGACGAGATCGTCCTCGTGGTCGCGGCGTCCCACCGCCTCGCGGACGTGTCCGAGGTGGCCGTGTCGGATCTGTCGCGCGAGCCGTTCGTCATGCGGGAACCCGGCTCGGGCAGCCGGGAGTTGGTCGACGACGCGCTGCACCGCGCGGGCGTCTACGTCACGCCGGCGCTCGAGCTCGAGGGTGTGGACGCCGTCAAACAGGCGGTCGCCGCCAACCTCGGGGTCGCGATGCTCTCGCGGTGCGCGGTCGACCTGGAGGTCTCCTCGGGGCGCCTGCGCATCGTGGCGGTGCGGAACTTCACGGTCGAGCGCACGATCTGGCTCGTCCGGCACCGCGAGCGGCAGCTGCCGCGGGCGGCGCAGGCGTTTGTCGCGCTCGTCACCCCGCCGGCGGGACTTCAGACGGCCGCCGGCGCACCGCACCCGGGGGACACGGCCTAA
- the selD gene encoding selenide, water dikinase SelD, whose amino-acid sequence MSPTDLAQVLRHLPPITDPDVLVGTGTADDAGVFRLGPDLALVQTVDIFTPIVDDPYWFGAIAAANALSDVYAMGGRPRLALNFAGFPQNKLSLDVLGEILRGGADKCAEAGVTIIGGHTIDDPEPKYGLAVTGFVHPNRVITNAAAKPGDRLVLTKPLGLGIITTALKQGKTDEAAIDEAIRIMATLNRSAADAMIEAGVSAATDITGFGLLGHLAEMTRGSGVTARIRLRDVPILEAAWPLVKARAIPGGTQRNRESLQGAVFWDGVGEDAQILLCDAQTSGGLLIAIPEARAEGLVGALRRGGQAVAAVVGEITGPGGGEITVVA is encoded by the coding sequence CTGAGTCCGACGGACTTGGCGCAGGTTCTGCGCCACCTGCCACCGATCACCGATCCCGACGTCCTCGTGGGCACCGGTACCGCGGACGACGCCGGCGTGTTCCGCCTTGGACCCGACCTGGCGCTGGTCCAGACGGTCGACATCTTTACGCCGATCGTCGACGATCCGTACTGGTTCGGGGCGATCGCGGCGGCCAACGCGCTGAGCGACGTCTACGCGATGGGCGGCCGTCCGCGTCTGGCCCTCAACTTCGCCGGCTTTCCGCAGAACAAGCTGTCCCTCGACGTGCTGGGCGAGATCCTGCGCGGCGGCGCCGATAAGTGCGCCGAGGCGGGCGTCACGATCATCGGCGGCCATACGATCGACGACCCGGAGCCGAAGTACGGCCTGGCGGTGACGGGGTTCGTGCATCCGAATCGCGTCATCACCAACGCCGCGGCCAAGCCCGGCGACCGCCTCGTCCTCACGAAGCCGCTCGGGCTCGGCATCATCACGACCGCGCTCAAGCAGGGCAAGACGGACGAGGCGGCGATCGACGAAGCGATCCGGATCATGGCGACGCTCAACCGGTCGGCCGCGGACGCGATGATCGAGGCCGGTGTCTCCGCGGCGACCGACATCACGGGGTTCGGCCTCCTGGGGCACCTCGCCGAGATGACGCGCGGTTCCGGCGTGACGGCGCGCATCCGGCTGCGTGACGTACCGATCCTCGAGGCCGCGTGGCCGCTCGTGAAGGCCCGCGCGATCCCCGGCGGGACGCAGCGGAACCGCGAATCGCTGCAGGGCGCCGTCTTCTGGGACGGGGTCGGGGAGGATGCGCAGATCCTGCTCTGTGACGCGCAGACCTCCGGCGGCCTCCTGATCGCGATTCCCGAAGCCCGTGCGGAGGGACTGGTCGGCGCGTTGCGCCGCGGCGGTCAGGCCGTGGCCGCGGTGGTCGGCGAGATCACCGGACCGGGCGGTGGGGAGATCACAGTCGTCGCCTGA
- a CDS encoding NIPSNAP family protein yields MIHQLRIYEIFERNKPAFHARFRNHAARIMRRHGFDILAMWETSTARRTEFVYLLAWPDEATKTAAWGAFMADGEWKEIKRATGAEHGDLVGEIEDRVLVPVEYSPRTLAPS; encoded by the coding sequence GTGATCCATCAGCTGCGGATCTACGAGATCTTCGAGCGGAACAAACCCGCCTTCCATGCGCGGTTCCGGAACCATGCGGCCCGGATCATGCGACGGCACGGCTTCGACATCCTCGCGATGTGGGAGACGAGCACGGCGCGGCGGACGGAGTTCGTCTATCTCCTCGCGTGGCCGGACGAGGCAACGAAGACCGCGGCGTGGGGCGCGTTCATGGCGGACGGCGAATGGAAAGAGATCAAGCGGGCGACCGGCGCGGAGCACGGCGATCTGGTCGGAGAGATCGAAGACCGCGTGCTCGTCCCGGTCGAGTACTCGCCGCGCACGCTCGCCCCGTCGTAG
- a CDS encoding luciferase family protein, giving the protein MAIHGAGNAIKAAVAAWDGVTARPHRFGGTEFRLDSREIGHVHGDALVDIPFPTKVRNEIVSAGQAQPHHVLPASGWVSFYIRGPEDVGRAIALLRRSYEIALTARSRARTARPA; this is encoded by the coding sequence ATGGCTATTCACGGCGCGGGCAACGCCATCAAGGCCGCGGTGGCCGCCTGGGACGGCGTCACCGCCCGGCCGCACCGGTTCGGCGGGACCGAATTCCGCCTCGACAGCCGGGAGATCGGCCACGTGCACGGCGACGCGCTCGTCGACATCCCGTTTCCGACGAAGGTGCGCAACGAGATCGTCTCGGCGGGGCAGGCGCAGCCGCACCACGTCCTGCCCGCAAGCGGATGGGTGAGCTTCTACATCCGCGGGCCGGAGGACGTCGGTCGCGCGATTGCGCTCCTGCGGCGGTCCTACGAGATCGCGCTTACCGCGCGGTCCCGAGCGCGGACCGCGCGACCGGCGTGA
- a CDS encoding DNA glycosylase, with protein sequence MLLADTGGVDLRRTLDSGQAFRWRWQDAARPTAAGVVGRRVVWLSQDGRGIRLESPDTPEMRGTIRRYLGVLPRRAHPRRVEAALAADPVLARVLPHTAGISLLAQDPWEVLISFIVSQNNNIPKIMRSIERLARALGEPLEDEAFAFPSPERLASASTRTLAACALGYRIPYVRAAARRVAEGRLSLAALSRSDHASARSALLEIPGVGEKVGDCILLFGLGHGTAFPVDVWVRRAVERLYFRGRPRRLREIQAFARERFGPLAGYAQQHLFAYARAHLGT encoded by the coding sequence GTGCTCCTTGCGGACACCGGCGGCGTCGATCTCCGCCGCACGCTCGACTCGGGCCAAGCGTTCCGATGGCGGTGGCAGGACGCCGCGCGGCCCACGGCCGCGGGCGTCGTCGGCCGGCGCGTCGTGTGGCTGTCTCAGGACGGTCGGGGCATCCGCCTGGAATCGCCCGACACGCCGGAGATGCGCGGCACGATCCGCCGCTATCTCGGGGTCCTGCCGCGCCGCGCGCATCCTCGCCGGGTCGAAGCCGCGCTTGCCGCGGATCCCGTCCTCGCCCGCGTGCTGCCGCACACCGCGGGCATCTCGCTGCTCGCCCAGGATCCATGGGAGGTCCTGATCTCCTTCATCGTCTCGCAGAACAACAACATCCCGAAGATTATGCGGTCGATCGAGCGCCTCGCGCGCGCGCTCGGGGAGCCGCTCGAGGACGAGGCGTTCGCGTTTCCCTCGCCGGAGCGCCTGGCCTCCGCGTCCACGCGCACGCTGGCCGCCTGCGCGCTCGGCTACCGGATTCCCTACGTCCGCGCGGCGGCGCGACGGGTGGCCGAGGGCCGGCTCAGCCTCGCGGCGTTATCGCGGTCGGATCACGCGAGCGCGCGGTCGGCGTTGCTCGAAATCCCCGGCGTCGGCGAAAAGGTCGGCGACTGCATTCTGCTCTTTGGCCTCGGCCACGGCACCGCGTTTCCGGTCGACGTCTGGGTACGCCGCGCCGTCGAGCGTTTGTATTTTCGCGGGCGGCCGCGGCGGCTGCGCGAGATACAGGCGTTTGCGCGGGAGCGGTTCGGCCCGCTGGCCGGGTACGCGCAGCAGCACCTCTTCGCGTACGCGCGAGCCCACCTCGGCACATGA